One window of Robbsia betulipollinis genomic DNA carries:
- a CDS encoding phytoene/squalene synthase family protein, with product MHKPDRAFLLGPLLKSVSRSFYLTLRVLPAGMRDPVGLAYLLARAADTVADTSLIAPEQRLTLLLALRDQVNGAAPEPALMRRMTEEIAGQQALVDEKALLESLGPALALLARMREPDRAAVREIVSTLTEGMEFDLRTFPDERSGRIAALDDAAALDRYTYLVAGCVGEFWTRMTYAHLPGTLAGDAATMLARGVRFGKALQMTNVLRDCGKDLRIGRCYLPTTLLAASGLHAPDLLLPDASRRARALRAVLVRTTLDHFREALAYTLAIPGSAVRLRLACLWPILIGLETLLLLVENPHWLDPARVSKLPRGRVYGIIARSVPLVAADGWLRRWVEGTMGRIEARLEAG from the coding sequence ATGCACAAGCCTGACCGGGCCTTCCTCCTCGGCCCGCTGCTGAAAAGCGTGTCGCGTTCCTTTTACCTGACGCTGCGCGTGCTGCCCGCCGGCATGCGCGATCCGGTCGGCCTGGCCTATCTGCTGGCGCGCGCCGCGGACACGGTGGCCGACACGTCGCTGATCGCGCCCGAGCAACGCCTGACCCTGCTGCTGGCCTTGCGGGACCAGGTCAATGGCGCCGCGCCGGAGCCGGCGCTGATGCGGCGCATGACCGAGGAGATCGCCGGTCAGCAGGCGCTGGTCGACGAAAAAGCGCTGCTGGAATCGTTGGGGCCGGCGCTGGCGTTGCTCGCGCGGATGCGCGAACCCGACCGCGCGGCGGTACGCGAGATCGTCTCGACCCTGACCGAGGGCATGGAGTTCGACCTGCGTACCTTTCCCGACGAGCGCTCGGGACGAATCGCCGCGCTGGACGATGCCGCGGCGCTGGACCGCTACACCTATCTGGTGGCGGGTTGCGTCGGCGAATTCTGGACGAGGATGACCTATGCGCATCTGCCGGGCACGCTCGCGGGCGACGCCGCGACGATGCTGGCGCGTGGCGTACGGTTCGGCAAGGCGCTACAGATGACGAACGTGTTGCGGGATTGCGGCAAGGATCTGCGGATCGGCCGTTGCTATCTGCCGACGACGCTGCTGGCGGCATCCGGCTTGCATGCGCCGGATCTGCTGCTGCCGGACGCATCGCGGCGCGCGCGCGCGCTGCGGGCCGTCCTGGTGCGCACGACGCTCGATCATTTTCGCGAGGCGCTCGCCTACACGCTCGCGATTCCCGGTTCCGCGGTCCGCCTGCGGCTGGCCTGCCTGTGGCCGATCCTCATCGGCCTGGAGACGCTGCTGCTGCTGGTCGAGAATCCGCATTGGCTGGACCCTGCCCGGGTGTCGAAACTCCCGCGCGGCCGCGTGTACGGAATCATCGCCCGTTCGGTGCCGCTGGTGGCGGCGGACGGGTGGTTGCGCCGATGGGTCGAGGGGACGATGGGCCGGATCGAAGCCCGGCTGGAGGCGGGCTGA
- a CDS encoding glutathione S-transferase family protein, with the protein MLTVHHLNNSRSQRILWLLEELGMPYDIRRYQRDPKTNLAPPALKQVNALGKSPVLQDGERIIIESGAIIDYLIRRHGAGRLQPDMSSAAYDDYVQWLHFAEGSAMLPLMLDLMIGRLGDAGAPLRPRIDDQLATYLGYIDKALAGRDYLLGTEFSGADVQMSFVAELAHARDKLGACPNVTAWLTRFQARPAYQAALVKGGEDYNCIFR; encoded by the coding sequence ATGCTGACCGTGCATCACTTGAACAACTCGCGCTCGCAGCGCATTCTCTGGTTGCTGGAAGAACTGGGGATGCCATACGACATCAGGCGCTATCAACGCGATCCCAAAACCAATCTGGCGCCTCCGGCGCTGAAACAGGTCAACGCGCTAGGCAAGTCGCCGGTACTTCAGGACGGCGAGCGGATCATCATCGAATCCGGTGCGATCATCGATTACCTCATCCGGCGGCACGGTGCGGGGCGCTTGCAGCCGGATATGTCGAGCGCGGCGTACGACGACTACGTGCAGTGGCTGCATTTCGCCGAGGGTTCGGCGATGCTGCCGCTGATGCTGGACCTGATGATCGGCCGCCTCGGCGACGCCGGCGCGCCGCTGCGCCCGCGCATCGACGACCAGCTCGCGACCTATCTGGGTTATATCGACAAGGCGCTGGCGGGACGCGACTACCTGCTGGGCACCGAGTTCAGCGGGGCGGACGTGCAGATGAGCTTTGTCGCCGAACTGGCGCACGCGCGCGACAAGCTTGGCGCCTGTCCCAACGTCACGGCATGGCTGACGCGCTTTCAGGCGCGCCCCGCGTACCAGGCGGCGCTGGTGAAGGGCGGCGAGGATTACAATTGCATTTTTCGCTGA
- a CDS encoding malate/lactate/ureidoglycolate dehydrogenase, with translation MSAIPVPEVRISADKLHVYVRRIFESAGSLAREAELVADHLIAANLAGHDSHGVGMIPRYVAALGLQELQLNAHARVVRDFGAVLTVEGGRGLGQVIAHEAMAHGIERARKLGIAAVGLRDSHHIGRIGHWAEQCARAGLASFHFVNVAGDAFVAPLGGMDRRFGTNPFCAAFPRAGQPPLVLDFATSGIAFGKTRVAYNKGETVGPGNLIDHTGRPSIEPKVMHEPPFGALLPFGGHKGSGLAVMCEILAGAMAGGVTTHERTLVTGSGIINGMMSVIVDPQAFDAPDAQAETEAFVEWIRATRLAPDGDPIQLPGEPERRRQTERALHGIPVDATTWEQIRCAALTAGMPPEEVGRRTVDYAD, from the coding sequence ATGTCCGCAATCCCCGTTCCAGAGGTGCGCATTTCGGCCGACAAGCTGCATGTCTACGTCCGGCGGATCTTTGAAAGTGCCGGAAGCTTGGCCCGCGAGGCGGAACTCGTTGCCGATCACCTGATCGCCGCGAATCTCGCCGGACACGATTCACATGGCGTCGGCATGATTCCCCGGTACGTCGCGGCGCTGGGGCTGCAAGAGTTGCAACTCAACGCACACGCTCGCGTCGTTCGCGACTTCGGCGCGGTACTGACGGTGGAGGGCGGGCGCGGACTGGGTCAGGTGATCGCCCATGAGGCGATGGCGCACGGGATCGAACGGGCGCGGAAATTGGGCATCGCGGCCGTGGGACTGCGCGATTCCCACCATATCGGACGCATCGGCCATTGGGCCGAGCAATGCGCGCGCGCCGGCCTGGCGTCGTTTCACTTCGTCAATGTGGCGGGCGACGCGTTCGTCGCGCCGCTGGGCGGCATGGACCGGCGTTTTGGCACCAATCCCTTCTGCGCGGCGTTTCCGCGCGCGGGCCAGCCGCCGCTGGTGCTCGACTTCGCGACCTCCGGGATCGCTTTCGGCAAGACCCGCGTCGCCTACAACAAGGGGGAGACGGTCGGCCCCGGCAATCTGATCGACCACACGGGACGGCCGAGCATCGAGCCGAAGGTGATGCATGAACCCCCGTTCGGCGCGCTGCTGCCGTTTGGCGGACACAAGGGGTCGGGGCTGGCGGTGATGTGCGAGATCCTGGCGGGTGCGATGGCCGGCGGCGTCACCACGCACGAACGCACCCTGGTGACGGGCAGCGGCATCATCAACGGCATGATGTCGGTCATCGTCGATCCGCAAGCTTTCGACGCGCCGGATGCACAGGCCGAGACGGAAGCGTTCGTCGAGTGGATCCGGGCCACGCGGCTGGCCCCGGACGGCGACCCGATCCAGCTGCCCGGCGAACCCGAGCGGCGGCGGCAGACGGAGCGTGCCCTGCACGGCATTCCGGTGGATGCCACCACCTGGGAGCAGATCCGGTGCGCGGCACTGACGGCCGGCATGCCGCCGGAAGAGGTCGGGCGCCGTACCGTGGACTATGCGGACTGA
- a CDS encoding NAD(P)-dependent alcohol dehydrogenase: protein MAAAKGYAATDATRPLGPFSFERREPNADDVVISVKYCGVCHSDIHQARNEWGNAKFPMVPGHEVAGIVTAVGANVTRFKPGDRAGVGCFVNSCTTCASRDVDLEQYLPGLIQTYNDVEADGRTPTYGGYSDAIVVKEGYVLAFPDNLPLDAAAPLLCAGITLYSPLRHWNAGPGKQVAIVGMGGLGHMGVKLGHAMGAEITVLSQTLSKRDDGIKLGADHYYATGDPQTFTALAGKFDLIICTVGSVIDWNAYLNLLKIDGTMVLVGVPEHPVPVHAFSVIGGRRSLAGSGIGSIKETQEMLDFCGKHDIVAEIEKIDIKDINTAYERILKSDVRYRFVIDMTTL from the coding sequence ATGGCAGCTGCCAAAGGCTATGCCGCGACCGACGCCACCCGTCCGCTCGGCCCCTTCTCCTTCGAGCGACGCGAACCGAACGCGGACGACGTCGTCATCTCGGTCAAGTACTGCGGAGTCTGTCACTCCGACATCCACCAGGCACGCAACGAGTGGGGCAATGCGAAATTCCCAATGGTGCCGGGGCACGAAGTCGCCGGCATCGTCACCGCGGTGGGGGCGAACGTCACCCGCTTCAAACCGGGCGACCGTGCCGGCGTGGGCTGCTTCGTCAACTCCTGCACGACCTGCGCAAGCCGCGACGTCGATCTCGAACAGTACCTGCCGGGCCTGATCCAGACATACAACGATGTCGAGGCGGACGGCAGGACGCCGACCTACGGCGGCTACTCGGACGCGATCGTGGTCAAGGAAGGCTATGTCCTGGCCTTTCCCGACAACCTGCCGCTCGACGCGGCCGCGCCCCTGCTGTGCGCGGGCATCACGCTGTACTCGCCATTGCGCCACTGGAACGCCGGCCCGGGCAAGCAGGTCGCCATCGTCGGCATGGGCGGACTCGGTCACATGGGCGTCAAGCTCGGCCACGCGATGGGCGCGGAGATCACCGTGCTCAGCCAGACGCTGTCGAAGCGGGACGACGGAATCAAGCTCGGCGCGGACCACTACTACGCGACCGGCGACCCGCAGACCTTCACGGCCCTCGCCGGAAAATTCGATCTGATCATCTGCACCGTCGGCAGCGTCATCGACTGGAACGCCTATCTGAACCTGCTGAAAATCGACGGCACCATGGTGCTGGTCGGCGTGCCCGAGCATCCGGTGCCGGTGCATGCGTTTTCCGTCATCGGCGGGCGCCGCAGCCTGGCCGGTTCCGGGATCGGCTCGATCAAGGAAACCCAGGAGATGCTCGACTTCTGCGGGAAACACGACATCGTGGCCGAGATCGAGAAGATCGACATCAAGGATATCAATACGGCCTACGAACGCATCCTGAAAAGCGACGTGCGCTACCGCTTCGTCATCGACATGACGACGCTTTGA
- a CDS encoding MFS transporter, producing MSSSLAPNRADSGHNAAAPDPRPTIANAADVSHLVNHGAATGSDARVVVAIALGGVFLDAYDLGALAFGVKDINREFGLTPTGIGFIASAITFGAIVGAFIGGYLTDRIGRYRVFMADMFFFVIAAIACALAPNAWVLGGARFVMGLGVGIDLPVAMAFLAEFSRLQGRGNKASRVAMWCPTWYAAISVSYLLVLGLYFTLPATHAGWLWRLLLGFGAVPAVVIIAVRSRYMSESPVWAANQGDLDGAAAILRRSYGLDVRVDATAAGRLRAVTPRRATWGNYGALFQGVYRRRTILATMMSVASPFAYNAVAFGLPVIISSFLAQSMLTTILCSLALNLCFAFVGGLVSVRIVPRVGAWKLTVFGYVLQFVALVGLALVGRPHSGVEVAIAVSMLAAFLLGQGVGPGSHTMTYASLSYPTSLRGVGVGLNQTITRASSTVSLFLFPVLAAALATKVFWVIAVAPLAGLLILLAIRWEPSGYDVDAEDYVGRR from the coding sequence ATGTCCTCTTCCCTTGCGCCCAACCGCGCGGACTCCGGCCACAACGCCGCCGCTCCCGACCCTCGTCCCACCATCGCCAACGCCGCGGACGTGTCCCACCTCGTCAATCACGGCGCGGCCACGGGCAGCGACGCGCGCGTCGTCGTCGCGATCGCCCTGGGCGGCGTGTTCCTCGACGCCTACGATCTCGGCGCGCTGGCGTTCGGCGTCAAGGACATCAACCGCGAATTCGGCCTGACGCCCACCGGCATAGGCTTCATCGCGTCGGCGATTACGTTCGGGGCGATCGTCGGCGCCTTCATCGGCGGTTATCTGACGGACCGGATCGGGCGCTACCGGGTCTTCATGGCCGACATGTTCTTTTTCGTGATCGCGGCCATCGCCTGCGCGCTCGCGCCGAACGCCTGGGTGCTGGGCGGCGCGCGCTTCGTGATGGGTCTGGGGGTGGGCATCGACCTGCCGGTGGCGATGGCGTTCCTCGCGGAGTTCTCGCGGTTGCAGGGGCGGGGCAACAAGGCGTCGCGGGTGGCGATGTGGTGCCCCACCTGGTACGCGGCGATCAGCGTGTCCTATCTGCTGGTGCTGGGTCTGTACTTCACGCTGCCGGCCACGCACGCGGGCTGGCTGTGGCGCCTGCTGCTGGGCTTCGGTGCGGTGCCGGCGGTGGTGATCATCGCGGTGCGCAGCCGCTATATGAGCGAGTCGCCGGTCTGGGCGGCGAACCAGGGCGATCTGGACGGCGCGGCGGCGATCCTGAGACGCTCGTACGGGCTCGATGTGCGGGTGGACGCCACGGCGGCGGGACGCCTGCGCGCGGTGACGCCCAGGCGGGCGACCTGGGGTAACTACGGCGCGCTGTTCCAGGGCGTGTATCGCCGCCGCACGATACTGGCGACGATGATGTCGGTGGCGTCGCCGTTCGCGTACAACGCGGTGGCGTTCGGCCTGCCGGTGATCATTTCGAGTTTCCTGGCGCAGTCGATGCTGACGACGATCCTCTGCTCGCTGGCGCTCAATCTGTGTTTCGCCTTCGTCGGCGGATTGGTGTCGGTGCGTATCGTGCCGCGGGTGGGCGCGTGGAAGCTGACGGTGTTCGGCTATGTGCTGCAGTTCGTGGCGCTGGTGGGACTGGCGCTGGTGGGCCGGCCGCATAGCGGCGTGGAGGTGGCGATCGCGGTGTCGATGCTGGCGGCCTTCCTGCTGGGGCAGGGCGTGGGGCCGGGCTCGCACACGATGACGTATGCGTCGCTCAGCTATCCGACGTCGCTGCGCGGCGTGGGGGTGGGGCTGAACCAGACGATCACGCGCGCCAGTTCGACGGTGTCGCTGTTCCTGTTCCCGGTGCTGGCCGCGGCGCTGGCGACCAAGGTGTTCTGGGTGATCGCGGTGGCGCCGCTGGCGGGACTGCTGATCCTGCTGGCGATCCGCTGGGAGCCGTCGGGGTACGACGTGGACGCGGAGGATTACGTCGGGCGGCGATGA
- a CDS encoding methyl-accepting chemotaxis protein — protein MKLSLKIPLAFGLAMLLMCAGALYGIFALDRAIAIYGTTVQEHAADERKVSATLVAFKGQVQEWKDVLLRGKDPATLDKNWAAFEKQEKVVDALSADLQDRLPAGDSRDLIAKFAAAHSVMGTGYRAGLAAFKAADFDPTAGDRAVAGVDRKPAALLAQAAARIADESAEVAAGAAADARWASRLSLGLMLLVAAVALIGGILFSRTISRPLGKALECARAVARGDLSAELDTRGKDEIGDLLRALQDMQRSLSQVVSNVRRNAEGVAVASAQIASGNQNLAARTEEQAASLGETAASMEELTATVRLNADNARQASTFTDTASDTAARGGAVMNNVVETMRGISDSSSKVADIIAVIDGIAFQTNILALNAAVEAARAGEQGRGFAVVATEVRLLAQRSASAAKEIKGLIAQSTDRVDAGTAQVRDAGQIIAEIVGSVQRVTDIVGEISSASQEQSKGIEQINVAVTQMDEVTQQNAALVEEASAAAQSLASQANSLRDAVAVFTLREASAMLPGTAARHTTSGYGQTVSLA, from the coding sequence ATGAAACTCAGTCTCAAAATTCCGCTCGCCTTTGGCCTGGCCATGCTCCTGATGTGCGCGGGCGCGCTTTACGGCATCTTCGCGCTCGACCGGGCGATCGCCATCTACGGCACGACGGTTCAGGAACACGCCGCCGACGAGCGGAAGGTATCCGCGACGCTGGTCGCCTTCAAGGGCCAGGTGCAGGAATGGAAAGACGTTCTGCTGCGCGGCAAGGACCCTGCCACGCTCGACAAGAACTGGGCCGCTTTCGAGAAACAGGAAAAGGTCGTCGACGCGCTGAGCGCGGATTTGCAGGACCGCCTGCCGGCGGGAGACAGTCGCGACCTGATCGCGAAATTCGCCGCCGCCCACAGCGTCATGGGCACCGGTTACCGGGCCGGACTGGCGGCTTTCAAGGCGGCCGACTTCGACCCGACCGCCGGAGACCGCGCGGTAGCCGGCGTGGATCGCAAGCCGGCGGCCTTGCTCGCGCAGGCCGCGGCCCGGATCGCCGACGAAAGCGCCGAGGTGGCCGCCGGCGCGGCGGCCGACGCGCGCTGGGCCAGCCGCCTCAGCCTCGGCCTGATGCTGCTGGTCGCCGCGGTGGCGCTGATCGGCGGCATCCTTTTCAGCCGCACCATCTCGCGTCCGCTCGGCAAGGCCCTCGAATGCGCCCGCGCGGTGGCACGTGGCGATCTCTCGGCGGAACTGGATACGCGCGGCAAGGACGAGATCGGCGATCTGCTGCGCGCGCTGCAGGACATGCAGCGGAGCCTGTCGCAAGTGGTCAGCAATGTCCGGCGCAACGCCGAGGGGGTGGCGGTCGCGAGCGCGCAAATCGCCTCGGGCAATCAGAATCTGGCCGCGCGCACCGAGGAGCAGGCCGCGTCGCTGGGAGAAACCGCAGCCAGCATGGAGGAATTGACCGCCACGGTCCGCCTGAACGCGGATAACGCGCGCCAGGCATCCACCTTCACCGACACCGCGTCGGACACCGCCGCGCGCGGGGGGGCCGTCATGAACAACGTGGTGGAAACGATGCGCGGCATCAGCGACAGTTCCAGCAAGGTCGCGGACATCATCGCCGTGATCGACGGCATCGCGTTCCAGACCAACATCCTCGCCCTCAACGCCGCGGTGGAAGCGGCGCGCGCCGGCGAACAGGGTCGCGGCTTCGCCGTGGTGGCCACCGAAGTTCGCCTGCTGGCGCAGCGCAGCGCCAGCGCCGCGAAGGAAATCAAGGGCCTGATCGCGCAGTCCACCGATCGCGTCGATGCCGGCACCGCCCAGGTCCGCGACGCGGGCCAGATCATCGCCGAGATCGTCGGCTCCGTGCAGCGCGTCACCGATATCGTCGGCGAGATTTCGTCCGCCTCCCAGGAGCAGAGCAAAGGCATCGAGCAGATCAACGTCGCGGTCACGCAGATGGACGAGGTCACGCAGCAGAACGCGGCCCTGGTCGAGGAAGCATCGGCCGCGGCGCAATCGCTGGCATCCCAGGCCAACTCGTTACGCGACGCCGTCGCCGTCTTCACGCTGCGCGAGGCCTCCGCCATGCTGCCCGGCACGGCCGCGCGCCACACCACGTCAGGCTATGGCCAGACCGTCAGCCTCGCCTGA
- a CDS encoding DUF4148 domain-containing protein → MKKILIPAAFAVAALTLSGVASAQDNNNVTTRSQVNANLVQFTQAGYTRAGDQTQYPNNMLQAEANIPGNDQSYGGSASGSSYSGTRGGSMGGANWQSVTKP, encoded by the coding sequence ATGAAGAAGATTTTGATCCCCGCTGCATTCGCCGTCGCGGCACTCACGCTTTCGGGCGTTGCATCTGCCCAGGACAATAATAACGTGACCACACGTTCGCAAGTCAACGCCAACCTGGTGCAGTTCACGCAAGCCGGTTACACCCGTGCCGGCGACCAGACCCAGTACCCGAACAACATGTTGCAGGCGGAAGCCAACATTCCCGGCAACGACCAGTCGTATGGCGGTTCCGCATCGGGCAGTTCGTACTCCGGCACGCGCGGCGGTTCGATGGGCGGTGCCAACTGGCAGTCGGTCACCAAGCCGTAA
- a CDS encoding epoxide hydrolase family protein, whose translation MSDPIPFAIDVPQGRLDEIRAQVAAFDWDALPDAGAWDAGVGLADLRRLTDYWLARFDWRAQERALNRLPQFTLDLDGQTLHYVHARGAGSNGPRGSKPPILLLHGWPGSFIEFAQVIGPLVADGHDVIVPSLPGYAFSGRPARPIGPRATAALMHRLMREGARAERYLVQGGDWGATIGSWLAYDQPQAVVALHLNMVLLQAADVQPDTAAERAWAQRRATLAEAEGGYSHLQGTRPQTLGIAMSDSAVGLAAWILEKFGVWSDVPRRPDGSPDLWRRFDEDLLLTNIMLYLAPRSFVTSTWLYRGRVREGSGTLPAGARIGTPTAVAAFPDPAFPPPPRSQAEKTYNVVRWTDMPAGGHFAALEEPARWLADVRAFIATHG comes from the coding sequence ATGAGCGATCCGATACCGTTTGCGATCGACGTGCCGCAGGGCCGCCTGGACGAAATCCGCGCGCAGGTCGCCGCGTTCGATTGGGACGCCTTGCCCGACGCCGGCGCCTGGGACGCCGGCGTCGGGCTTGCCGACCTGCGCCGGCTGACCGATTACTGGCTCGCGCGGTTCGACTGGCGCGCACAGGAACGCGCGCTGAACCGCCTGCCGCAGTTCACCCTCGATCTGGACGGCCAGACGCTGCATTACGTGCACGCGCGTGGCGCAGGATCGAACGGACCACGCGGATCGAAACCGCCGATCCTGTTGCTCCACGGCTGGCCCGGCTCCTTCATCGAGTTCGCGCAAGTGATCGGCCCGCTTGTCGCGGATGGGCACGACGTCATCGTGCCCTCGCTGCCCGGCTATGCGTTTTCCGGCCGCCCCGCGCGGCCGATCGGCCCGCGCGCGACGGCTGCGCTCATGCACCGGTTGATGCGCGAGGGTGCGCGCGCCGAGCGCTATCTCGTGCAGGGCGGCGACTGGGGCGCGACCATCGGCAGTTGGCTCGCGTACGATCAGCCGCAGGCCGTCGTTGCGCTGCATCTGAACATGGTCCTGCTGCAGGCCGCAGACGTCCAGCCGGACACGGCCGCGGAGCGCGCATGGGCGCAACGCCGGGCCACGCTCGCGGAGGCCGAGGGCGGCTATTCGCACCTGCAGGGCACGCGCCCGCAGACACTCGGCATCGCCATGTCCGACAGTGCCGTGGGCCTGGCCGCGTGGATCCTGGAGAAGTTCGGCGTCTGGTCCGACGTGCCGCGCCGCCCGGACGGCAGCCCGGACCTGTGGCGCCGTTTCGACGAAGACCTGCTGCTGACCAACATCATGCTGTACCTCGCGCCGCGGTCCTTCGTCACCTCGACGTGGCTGTACCGCGGACGGGTCCGGGAAGGGTCGGGCACCCTGCCCGCCGGCGCGCGCATCGGCACGCCGACCGCCGTCGCGGCGTTTCCCGATCCCGCCTTTCCGCCGCCGCCCCGCTCGCAGGCCGAGAAAACCTATAACGTCGTGCGCTGGACCGACATGCCCGCCGGCGGCCATTTCGCCGCGCTCGAGGAACCGGCGCGCTGGCTGGCCGATGTGCGCGCCTTTATCGCGACGCACGGTTGA
- a CDS encoding DoxX family protein, translated as MRGESLARRAGRAFVFLWFFLGGIGHFAMTHAFATIVPPSIPHPVAMVYVSGVCELLGAFGILLAPTRQLAGWGLILLTLAVTPANVYMWQHAALFPMVPPWLLLLRLPVQVALLVCIWWSTRPRAAHRR; from the coding sequence ATGAGAGGGGAATCGCTGGCCCGGCGCGCGGGGCGCGCCTTCGTCTTCCTGTGGTTCTTCCTCGGCGGCATCGGGCATTTCGCCATGACGCACGCGTTCGCGACGATCGTGCCGCCATCGATACCGCACCCCGTGGCGATGGTCTATGTGAGCGGCGTCTGCGAACTGCTCGGCGCGTTCGGCATCCTGCTCGCACCCACACGGCAACTGGCGGGGTGGGGATTGATCCTGCTGACCCTCGCCGTGACGCCGGCCAACGTATACATGTGGCAGCACGCGGCGTTGTTTCCCATGGTGCCGCCCTGGCTGCTATTGCTGCGCCTGCCGGTTCAGGTCGCACTGCTCGTCTGCATCTGGTGGAGCACCCGGCCGCGCGCGGCGCATCGCCGCTAG